In Roseomonas marmotae, a single genomic region encodes these proteins:
- the flaF gene encoding flagellar biosynthesis regulator FlaF, translating to MLSLAPPDLLQAPLQRSAGAGAAYGAVIRETEHPRVIEYRVLARAAALLELAALPGGSPAALPGAVHENRMLWTAFAADLAEEANTCEITLRAQLLSLARWVFAESDRVLRERKSPQALIDINRAVMLGLRPDPTVQPDAL from the coding sequence ATGCTGAGCCTTGCTCCCCCCGACCTTCTCCAGGCGCCCCTGCAACGCTCCGCTGGTGCCGGAGCGGCCTATGGCGCCGTCATTCGTGAGACGGAACATCCGAGGGTCATCGAATACCGCGTACTGGCCCGTGCCGCCGCGTTGCTGGAGCTCGCGGCCCTGCCCGGCGGCAGCCCCGCCGCCCTTCCCGGCGCCGTTCATGAGAACCGCATGCTCTGGACCGCCTTCGCCGCCGATCTGGCGGAGGAAGCCAATACCTGCGAGATCACGCTGCGTGCCCAGCTGCTGTCACTGGCGCGCTGGGTCTTCGCCGAGAGCGACCGCGTGCTGCGCGAGCGCAAGAGCCCGCAGGCACTGATCGACATCAACCGCGCGGTGATGCTGGGCCTGCGGCCCGATCCCACCGTGCAGCCGGATGCCCTGTGA
- a CDS encoding DUF1217 domain-containing protein, which produces MSVGIISTGLPGGIAGWKILQGKSIADFKAFSRDPGLQRDIAYLRAALPTNGTAKELLADRRLQEMVLKAFGLDAQVGMNALMQKVLESDPKDQGSVAARMVDGRYKQIASALNYGGLRIPEIPAVPSGATVEVEGIRQGQAFTSFSGRFGGVAITSLSLEGIGNRMDLAASLQAAFRKADGGRGDISVAALGGKLIFSDAKGRGTATDFAFYADPDSTARAGLGASNAGSQAIPAKGGTTVADSATVEQIVSLYTQARFEESLGETSESLRQAVYAKRSLPQVTSWYNVIADRKLAAVVQSVLGLPESFGRLDVDQQKSTLQSRMDIGDFKDPAKLAKLLDRYVAQSSVAEARALASSSGIVALVQPIGWGGDHLAGSSAAALFSVIGSR; this is translated from the coding sequence ATGAGCGTCGGCATCATCAGCACCGGCCTGCCCGGTGGCATCGCCGGCTGGAAGATCCTGCAGGGCAAGTCCATCGCGGATTTCAAGGCTTTCAGCAGGGATCCCGGCCTGCAACGTGACATCGCCTATCTGCGCGCGGCCCTTCCCACCAACGGGACGGCGAAGGAGCTGCTGGCCGACCGGCGGCTGCAGGAGATGGTGCTGAAGGCCTTTGGCCTGGATGCCCAGGTCGGCATGAACGCGCTGATGCAGAAGGTGCTGGAGAGCGACCCGAAGGATCAGGGCTCCGTGGCGGCGCGGATGGTCGATGGCCGCTACAAGCAGATTGCCTCGGCGCTCAACTATGGCGGGCTGAGGATCCCGGAGATCCCGGCCGTTCCCTCCGGAGCCACGGTGGAGGTCGAGGGCATCCGCCAGGGGCAGGCCTTCACCAGCTTCAGCGGCCGCTTTGGCGGCGTGGCGATCACGTCCCTTTCCCTGGAGGGTATCGGCAACCGGATGGACCTGGCGGCGAGCCTGCAGGCCGCCTTCCGCAAAGCCGATGGCGGGCGCGGCGATATCAGCGTCGCGGCGCTGGGCGGCAAGCTGATCTTCAGCGATGCCAAGGGCCGTGGCACCGCCACGGACTTCGCCTTCTACGCTGATCCGGATAGCACGGCCCGCGCCGGACTCGGCGCCAGCAACGCGGGCAGCCAGGCCATCCCCGCCAAGGGTGGCACCACCGTCGCGGACAGTGCCACGGTGGAGCAGATCGTCTCCCTCTACACCCAGGCGCGTTTCGAGGAATCGCTGGGCGAGACATCGGAAAGCCTGCGCCAGGCCGTCTATGCCAAGCGCAGCCTGCCGCAGGTCACAAGCTGGTACAACGTGATCGCCGACCGCAAGCTGGCGGCGGTGGTGCAGAGCGTGCTGGGGCTGCCGGAGAGCTTTGGCCGGCTGGATGTAGACCAGCAGAAATCCACCCTGCAAAGCCGGATGGACATCGGGGACTTCAAGGATCCCGCCAAGCTGGCCAAGCTGCTGGACCGCTATGTGGCGCAATCCAGCGTGGCGGAGGCGCGGGCCCTGGCAAGTTCCTCCGGCATCGTGGCCCTGGTGCAGCCCATCGGCTGGGGTGGGGACCACCTCGCGGGGAGCAGCGCGGCGGCGCTTTTCTCGGTCATCGGGAGCCGCTGA
- a CDS encoding flagellar biosynthesis repressor FlbT, with translation MSLILKLAPGEKLFINGAVVTNGDRRAYLMLETKAQIVREKDVLPAEDASTPVRRAYFAAQGVLLHAQPVLGRTDAFAEQIARLRGAFLKPEHISLLDEAEGQMQAGNTYRALSALRELVMYEAALLDLDPPERFRREGTAREQAMPSRRGVMSEAARAP, from the coding sequence ATGTCCCTGATTCTGAAGCTTGCACCAGGCGAGAAGCTTTTCATCAATGGCGCCGTCGTCACCAATGGCGACCGTCGCGCCTATCTGATGCTGGAGACCAAGGCGCAGATCGTGCGCGAGAAGGATGTTCTACCGGCCGAGGATGCCTCTACCCCCGTCCGTCGCGCCTATTTCGCCGCGCAGGGCGTGCTGCTGCACGCACAGCCCGTGCTGGGCCGCACGGATGCATTCGCCGAGCAGATCGCCCGGCTGCGCGGCGCCTTCCTGAAGCCCGAGCATATCAGCCTGCTGGACGAGGCCGAGGGACAGATGCAGGCCGGCAATACCTATCGCGCACTGTCTGCGCTACGTGAGCTGGTAATGTACGAGGCGGCGCTGCTGGATCTCGACCCACCCGAGCGCTTCCGGCGCGAGGGCACGGCGCGGGAGCAAGCCATGCCCAGCCGGCGCGGCGTCATGTCCGAGGCGGCGCGAGCGCCCTGA